The following are from one region of the Nicotiana tomentosiformis chromosome 7, ASM39032v3, whole genome shotgun sequence genome:
- the LOC104094725 gene encoding diacylglycerol kinase 5 isoform X2, with the protein MANSESELNDNIHRDFYIPTYILAPDAPNKSRHIGLPDNVPTCPVLVFINSKSGGQLGGELLRTFRHLLNKYQVFDLGEEAPDSVLRRVYLNIEKLKSGGDQFAAKTEERMRIIVAGGDGTAGWLLGVVSDLKLSQPPPIATVPLGTGNNLPFAFGWGKKNPGTDLNSVISFLKQVMNAKEMKMDSWHILMRMRAPKGGSCDPIAPLELPHSLHAFHRVSPSDELNVEGFHTFRGGFWNYFSMGMDAQVSYAFHSERKMNPEKFKNQLVNQSAYLKLGCTQGWFFAPLVHRSSRNIAQLTKVKIMRKQGEWQDLHIPHSVRSIVCLNLPSFSGGLNPWGTPNSNKRRYRDLTPPFVDDGLLEVVGFRDAWHGLVLLAPKGHGTRLAQAHRIRFEFHKGAADHTFMRIDGEPWKQPLPEDDDTVVVEISHLGQVKMLATHDCRAKSIHDPSSHFNHEADDDDSDDENSVDEGRRKFGAADTFKIPDEVKKNYQSHGRKPRLWGLLRKLLAFVQRDLEFHL; encoded by the exons ATGGCGAATTCTGAGTCCGAGCTCAATGACAACATACATAGAGACTTTTATATTCCTACCTACATACTTGCACCGGATGCTCCGAATAAGAGTAGGCATATAGGTTTACCTGATAATGTACCTACATGCCCTGTGCTAGTGTTTATTAATTCTAAAAGCGGAGGTCAACTTGGAGGAGAACTTCTTCGTACATTTCGCCATCTTCTTAACAAATATCAG GTTTTTGATTTGGGAGAAGAAGCTCCTGATAGTGTTTTACGTAGAGTGTACTTGAATATAGAAAAGCTGAAGAGTGGTGGTGATCAATTTGCTGCCAAAACTGAAGAGAGAATGAGAATAATT GTTGCAGGTGGAGATGGCACAGCTGGCTGGCTTCTTGGAGTTGTATCTGATCTCAAACTATCTCAGCCTCCACCAATTGCTACAGTGCCTTTGGGAACTGGAAATAACCTTCCATTTGCTTTTGGCTGG GGAAAGAAGAACCCAGGAACCGACCTTAACTCCGTCATCTCATTTTTGAAGCAAGTAATGAATGCAAAAGAAATGAAGATGGACAG TTGGCACATTCTTATGAGGATGAGAGCACCAAAAGGTGGTTCTTGTGATCCTATTGCACCGCTTGAATTGCCTCATTCTTTGCATGCATTTCACCGGGTTTCTCCATCTGATGAACTGAATGTG GAAGGTTTCCATACATTCCGTGGAGGTTTCTGGAATTACTTCAGCATGG GGATGGATGCACAAGTATCTTATGCATTTCACTCAGAGCGAAAAATGAACCCAGAGAAATTCAAAAACCAACTTGTCAATCAG AGTGCATATTTAAAGCTAGGATGTACACAAGGATGGTTTTTTGCCCCTCTCGTTCATCGTTCTTCGAG GAACATAGCTCAACTGACTAAGGTTAAGATAATGAGAAAGCAGGGTGAATGGCAAGACCTTCACATCCCTCACAG TGTCAGGTCAATCGTATGCCTCAACTTGCCTAGCTTTTCCGGTGGACTAAATCCTTGGGGAACACCGAATAGCAACAAACGCCGATAT AGGGACTTGACTCCTCCATTTGTAGACGATGGCCTTCTTGAGGTTGTTGGATTCAGAGATGCTTGGCACGGATTAGTCCTTCTTGCTCCAAAAGGACATGGGACTCGTCTTGCCCAG GCACATAGAATCCGATTTGAGTTTCACAAGGGTGCAGCTGACCATACATTTATGAGGATAGATGGGGAACCCTGGAAGCAACCCCTACCTGAAGATGATGACACCGTTGTGGTAGAAATTTCTCATCTTGGCCAGGTTAAGATGCTTGCTACTCATGACTGCAGAGCCAAAAGTATACACGATCCCTCAAGTCATTTCAATCATGAAGCTGACGATGATGATAGTGATGACGAAAACTCGGTCGATGAAGGAAGGAGGAAATTTGGGGCAGCAGACACTTTCAAAATTCCAGATGAG
- the LOC104094725 gene encoding diacylglycerol kinase 5 isoform X1 has protein sequence MANSESELNDNIHRDFYIPTYILAPDAPNKSRHIGLPDNVPTCPVLVFINSKSGGQLGGELLRTFRHLLNKYQVFDLGEEAPDSVLRRVYLNIEKLKSGGDQFAAKTEERMRIIVAGGDGTAGWLLGVVSDLKLSQPPPIATVPLGTGNNLPFAFGWGKKNPGTDLNSVISFLKQVMNAKEMKMDSWHILMRMRAPKGGSCDPIAPLELPHSLHAFHRVSPSDELNVEGFHTFRGGFWNYFSMGMDAQVSYAFHSERKMNPEKFKNQLVNQSAYLKLGCTQGWFFAPLVHRSSRNIAQLTKVKIMRKQGEWQDLHIPHSVRSIVCLNLPSFSGGLNPWGTPNSNKRRYRDLTPPFVDDGLLEVVGFRDAWHGLVLLAPKGHGTRLAQAHRIRFEFHKGAADHTFMRIDGEPWKQPLPEDDDTVVVEISHLGQVKMLATHDCRAKSIHDPSSHFNHEADDDDSDDENSVDEGRRKFGAADTFKIPDEVDVSRLS, from the exons ATGGCGAATTCTGAGTCCGAGCTCAATGACAACATACATAGAGACTTTTATATTCCTACCTACATACTTGCACCGGATGCTCCGAATAAGAGTAGGCATATAGGTTTACCTGATAATGTACCTACATGCCCTGTGCTAGTGTTTATTAATTCTAAAAGCGGAGGTCAACTTGGAGGAGAACTTCTTCGTACATTTCGCCATCTTCTTAACAAATATCAG GTTTTTGATTTGGGAGAAGAAGCTCCTGATAGTGTTTTACGTAGAGTGTACTTGAATATAGAAAAGCTGAAGAGTGGTGGTGATCAATTTGCTGCCAAAACTGAAGAGAGAATGAGAATAATT GTTGCAGGTGGAGATGGCACAGCTGGCTGGCTTCTTGGAGTTGTATCTGATCTCAAACTATCTCAGCCTCCACCAATTGCTACAGTGCCTTTGGGAACTGGAAATAACCTTCCATTTGCTTTTGGCTGG GGAAAGAAGAACCCAGGAACCGACCTTAACTCCGTCATCTCATTTTTGAAGCAAGTAATGAATGCAAAAGAAATGAAGATGGACAG TTGGCACATTCTTATGAGGATGAGAGCACCAAAAGGTGGTTCTTGTGATCCTATTGCACCGCTTGAATTGCCTCATTCTTTGCATGCATTTCACCGGGTTTCTCCATCTGATGAACTGAATGTG GAAGGTTTCCATACATTCCGTGGAGGTTTCTGGAATTACTTCAGCATGG GGATGGATGCACAAGTATCTTATGCATTTCACTCAGAGCGAAAAATGAACCCAGAGAAATTCAAAAACCAACTTGTCAATCAG AGTGCATATTTAAAGCTAGGATGTACACAAGGATGGTTTTTTGCCCCTCTCGTTCATCGTTCTTCGAG GAACATAGCTCAACTGACTAAGGTTAAGATAATGAGAAAGCAGGGTGAATGGCAAGACCTTCACATCCCTCACAG TGTCAGGTCAATCGTATGCCTCAACTTGCCTAGCTTTTCCGGTGGACTAAATCCTTGGGGAACACCGAATAGCAACAAACGCCGATAT AGGGACTTGACTCCTCCATTTGTAGACGATGGCCTTCTTGAGGTTGTTGGATTCAGAGATGCTTGGCACGGATTAGTCCTTCTTGCTCCAAAAGGACATGGGACTCGTCTTGCCCAG GCACATAGAATCCGATTTGAGTTTCACAAGGGTGCAGCTGACCATACATTTATGAGGATAGATGGGGAACCCTGGAAGCAACCCCTACCTGAAGATGATGACACCGTTGTGGTAGAAATTTCTCATCTTGGCCAGGTTAAGATGCTTGCTACTCATGACTGCAGAGCCAAAAGTATACACGATCCCTCAAGTCATTTCAATCATGAAGCTGACGATGATGATAGTGATGACGAAAACTCGGTCGATGAAGGAAGGAGGAAATTTGGGGCAGCAGACACTTTCAAAATTCCAGATGAGGTCGATGTTTCTCGTCTCAGTTAA